The following proteins are co-located in the Salvelinus fontinalis isolate EN_2023a chromosome 29, ASM2944872v1, whole genome shotgun sequence genome:
- the LOC129827621 gene encoding mucin-2-like isoform X1, with the protein MTDLEASTVGEPPPPYMIFLLVFFFFITGLLGFLVCHLLKKKGYRCRTGEEEDDDECEQKLGPDKNDDEEEDNQDTVEQILKCIIENEANMEAFKDMLGKQDICQHHDPRLLRKESLGGIPPHHHTVHSGAQLDHKSCTLCVQGRSKKARRLSRVPRTNKPRTPGERRESTVFAVGRFRVTHMDKKDQGSGDQLDQSEALDSEKGDEEDPQRKEGYNLQSMFKDVKTETTNGVVATAAKRKKSLVLFSLRRGSDPVGVKVSLSQPVVEEEPLFNDPLKTAPVQTSSPVKALSSQPSMGSAAPDDTEMAPVKMSPTKVTFIVSPTEAPEPVSPNTSPAGVSPLTPPVQESPITTPVQVTPMTPEIFPLTPGSPTNLAPSPLNVSPATSPVQANSTPTPVQASPTPVQASPTPVQATPTPVQATPTPVQASHTPTPVQASHTPVQAAPTPVQASHTPTPVQASPTPVQAHPTTAPLNLSPALSSRIVSSNITPLNLSPTPTPMQVSPALSSRNVSPALSSRNVSPALSSRKVSPALSPRNVSPALSPRKVSPTPLMVSPIAPHSILRNTTTLVKVDQTSPSSSPFTTLATAIMKGPEHNADSLARFKADKVSPTVATVKISPTVDHMKVSATMTPIKVCPSSGSPLENKLEVGSVAIVNASPDSQREVSVVCMADVVKGEKEDPAVAQSPPEEEKEDEVEMEDIKNCRVSQEEEGVSLKEKRRSVHSQHKW; encoded by the exons ATGACAGACCTGGAGGCATCGACAGTGGGGGAACCCCCTCCCCCGTATATGATCTTCCTCctggtcttcttcttcttcatcacTGGCCTCCTGGGCTTCCTGGTCTGCCACCTGCTGAAGAAGAAGGGCTACCGTTGCAggactggggaggaggaggacgatgACGAGTGTGAGCAGAAACTGGGACCAGACAAGAATG ATGATGAAGAAGAGGACAATCAAGACACCGTTGAACAAATCCTGAAGTGCATCATTGAAAATGAAG CTAACATGGAAGCCTTCAAGGATATGCTAGGAAAACAGGATATATGTCAACATCATGATCCTAG ATTACTGCGCAAAGAGAGCCTGGGGGGTATTCCACCTCATCACCACACAGTGCACTCTGGCGCCCAGCTCGACCATAAGTCCTGCACACTCTGTGTGCAAGGGCGGTCCAAGAAGGCCCGCCGCCTGAGCCGTGTGCCTCGGACCAATAAGCCGAGAAcgccaggagagaggagagagtccaCTGTGTTCGCTGTGGGAAG GTTCCGAGTCACCCACATGGATAAGAAGGATCAGGGATCTGGCGACCAGTTGGACCAATCGGAGGCCCTGGATAGTGAGAAGGGGGATGAGGAGGACCCCCAGAGGAAGGAGGGGTACAACCTGCAGAGCATGTTCAAAGACGTCAAAACAGAGACCACAAACGGTGTGGTGGCCACCGCGGCCAAGCGGAAGAAGAGTCTAGTTCTGTTCTCGCTGCGCAGAGGAAGTGATCCAGTGGGGGTCAAAGTGTCACTGAGCCAGCCCGTGGTGGAAGAGGAACCCCTCTTCAATGATCCGTTGAAGACTGCTCCAGTGCAGACCTCCAGCCCTGTGAAGGCCCTGTCGTCCCAGCCCAGCATGGGCTCTGCTGCACCTGACGACACTGAGATGGCCCCTGTTAAGATGTCCCCCACTAAGGTCACTTTTATAGTGTCCCCCACAGAGGCTCCCGAACCGGTCTCTCCCAACACGAGTCCAGCAGGAGTTTCCCCCCTAACGCCCCCGGTACAAGAATCCCCTATCACCACCCCAGTACAAGTCACCCCCATGACCCCTGAAATATTCCCCCTTACCCCAGGCTCCCCTACTAACCTTGCCCCTAGCCCCTTAAATGTCTCCCCTGCCACTTCCCCTGTACAAGCCAACTCTACCCCTACCCCTGTACAAGCCTCCCCTACCCCTGTACAAGCCTCCCCTACCCCTGTACAAGCCACCCCTACCCCTGTACAAGCCACCCCTACCCCTGTACAAGCCTCCCATACCCCTACCCCTGTACAAGCCTCCCATACCCCTGTACAAGCCGCCCCTACCCCTGTACAAGCCTCCCATACCCCTACCCCTGTACAAGCCTCCCCTACCCCTGTACAAGCCCACCCTACCACTGCCCCCTTAAATCTCTCGCCTGCCCTGTCCTCCAGAATCGTGTCCTCCAATATTACTCCTTTAaatctctcccccacccctacCCCCATGCAAGTCTCCCCTGCCCTGTCCTCCAGAAATGTCTCCCCTGCCCTGTCCTCCAGAAATGTCTCCCCTGCCCTGTCCTCCAGAAAAGTCTCCCCTGCCCTGTCCCCCAGAAATGTCTCCCCCGCCCTGTCCCCCAGAAAAGTCTCCCCTACCCCCTTAATGGTGTCCCCTATAGCTCCTCATAGCATTCTAAGGAATACTACTACTTTAGTCAAGGTGGACCAAacctcaccctcctcctctcccttcacgACCTTAGCCACAGCCATCATGAAAGGGCCAGAACACAACGCAGACAGCCTTGCTAGGTTTAAGGCCGACAAAGTCTCTCCCACTGTGGCCACTGTGAAAATCTCCCCCACCGTGGACCACATGAAAGTCTCCGCCACCATGACTCCAATAAAAGTCTGCCCCTCCAGTGGAAGCCCTCTAGAGAACAAGCTGGAGGTGGGTAGTGTTGCCATAGTCAACGCCAGTCCTGACAGTCAGAGGGAAGTCTCTGTGGTGTGTATGGCTGATGTGgtgaagggggagaaggaggacCCTGCTGTGGCTCAGAGCCCcccagaggaggagaaggaggacgaggtggagatggaggacaTAAAGAACTGCCGGGTCAGCCAGGAGGAGGAGGGCGTGTCtctgaaggagaagaggagatcaGTACACAGTCAGCACAagtggtga
- the LOC129827621 gene encoding uncharacterized protein DKFZp434B061-like isoform X2 — MTDLEASTVGEPPPPYMIFLLVFFFFITGLLGFLVCHLLKKKGYRCRTGEEEDDDECEQKLGPDKNANMEAFKDMLGKQDICQHHDPRLLRKESLGGIPPHHHTVHSGAQLDHKSCTLCVQGRSKKARRLSRVPRTNKPRTPGERRESTVFAVGRFRVTHMDKKDQGSGDQLDQSEALDSEKGDEEDPQRKEGYNLQSMFKDVKTETTNGVVATAAKRKKSLVLFSLRRGSDPVGVKVSLSQPVVEEEPLFNDPLKTAPVQTSSPVKALSSQPSMGSAAPDDTEMAPVKMSPTKVTFIVSPTEAPEPVSPNTSPAGVSPLTPPVQESPITTPVQVTPMTPEIFPLTPGSPTNLAPSPLNVSPATSPVQANSTPTPVQASPTPVQASPTPVQATPTPVQATPTPVQASHTPTPVQASHTPVQAAPTPVQASHTPTPVQASPTPVQAHPTTAPLNLSPALSSRIVSSNITPLNLSPTPTPMQVSPALSSRNVSPALSSRNVSPALSSRKVSPALSPRNVSPALSPRKVSPTPLMVSPIAPHSILRNTTTLVKVDQTSPSSSPFTTLATAIMKGPEHNADSLARFKADKVSPTVATVKISPTVDHMKVSATMTPIKVCPSSGSPLENKLEVGSVAIVNASPDSQREVSVVCMADVVKGEKEDPAVAQSPPEEEKEDEVEMEDIKNCRVSQEEEGVSLKEKRRSVHSQHKW, encoded by the exons ATGACAGACCTGGAGGCATCGACAGTGGGGGAACCCCCTCCCCCGTATATGATCTTCCTCctggtcttcttcttcttcatcacTGGCCTCCTGGGCTTCCTGGTCTGCCACCTGCTGAAGAAGAAGGGCTACCGTTGCAggactggggaggaggaggacgatgACGAGTGTGAGCAGAAACTGGGACCAGACAAGAATG CTAACATGGAAGCCTTCAAGGATATGCTAGGAAAACAGGATATATGTCAACATCATGATCCTAG ATTACTGCGCAAAGAGAGCCTGGGGGGTATTCCACCTCATCACCACACAGTGCACTCTGGCGCCCAGCTCGACCATAAGTCCTGCACACTCTGTGTGCAAGGGCGGTCCAAGAAGGCCCGCCGCCTGAGCCGTGTGCCTCGGACCAATAAGCCGAGAAcgccaggagagaggagagagtccaCTGTGTTCGCTGTGGGAAG GTTCCGAGTCACCCACATGGATAAGAAGGATCAGGGATCTGGCGACCAGTTGGACCAATCGGAGGCCCTGGATAGTGAGAAGGGGGATGAGGAGGACCCCCAGAGGAAGGAGGGGTACAACCTGCAGAGCATGTTCAAAGACGTCAAAACAGAGACCACAAACGGTGTGGTGGCCACCGCGGCCAAGCGGAAGAAGAGTCTAGTTCTGTTCTCGCTGCGCAGAGGAAGTGATCCAGTGGGGGTCAAAGTGTCACTGAGCCAGCCCGTGGTGGAAGAGGAACCCCTCTTCAATGATCCGTTGAAGACTGCTCCAGTGCAGACCTCCAGCCCTGTGAAGGCCCTGTCGTCCCAGCCCAGCATGGGCTCTGCTGCACCTGACGACACTGAGATGGCCCCTGTTAAGATGTCCCCCACTAAGGTCACTTTTATAGTGTCCCCCACAGAGGCTCCCGAACCGGTCTCTCCCAACACGAGTCCAGCAGGAGTTTCCCCCCTAACGCCCCCGGTACAAGAATCCCCTATCACCACCCCAGTACAAGTCACCCCCATGACCCCTGAAATATTCCCCCTTACCCCAGGCTCCCCTACTAACCTTGCCCCTAGCCCCTTAAATGTCTCCCCTGCCACTTCCCCTGTACAAGCCAACTCTACCCCTACCCCTGTACAAGCCTCCCCTACCCCTGTACAAGCCTCCCCTACCCCTGTACAAGCCACCCCTACCCCTGTACAAGCCACCCCTACCCCTGTACAAGCCTCCCATACCCCTACCCCTGTACAAGCCTCCCATACCCCTGTACAAGCCGCCCCTACCCCTGTACAAGCCTCCCATACCCCTACCCCTGTACAAGCCTCCCCTACCCCTGTACAAGCCCACCCTACCACTGCCCCCTTAAATCTCTCGCCTGCCCTGTCCTCCAGAATCGTGTCCTCCAATATTACTCCTTTAaatctctcccccacccctacCCCCATGCAAGTCTCCCCTGCCCTGTCCTCCAGAAATGTCTCCCCTGCCCTGTCCTCCAGAAATGTCTCCCCTGCCCTGTCCTCCAGAAAAGTCTCCCCTGCCCTGTCCCCCAGAAATGTCTCCCCCGCCCTGTCCCCCAGAAAAGTCTCCCCTACCCCCTTAATGGTGTCCCCTATAGCTCCTCATAGCATTCTAAGGAATACTACTACTTTAGTCAAGGTGGACCAAacctcaccctcctcctctcccttcacgACCTTAGCCACAGCCATCATGAAAGGGCCAGAACACAACGCAGACAGCCTTGCTAGGTTTAAGGCCGACAAAGTCTCTCCCACTGTGGCCACTGTGAAAATCTCCCCCACCGTGGACCACATGAAAGTCTCCGCCACCATGACTCCAATAAAAGTCTGCCCCTCCAGTGGAAGCCCTCTAGAGAACAAGCTGGAGGTGGGTAGTGTTGCCATAGTCAACGCCAGTCCTGACAGTCAGAGGGAAGTCTCTGTGGTGTGTATGGCTGATGTGgtgaagggggagaaggaggacCCTGCTGTGGCTCAGAGCCCcccagaggaggagaaggaggacgaggtggagatggaggacaTAAAGAACTGCCGGGTCAGCCAGGAGGAGGAGGGCGTGTCtctgaaggagaagaggagatcaGTACACAGTCAGCACAagtggtga